From Streptomyces sp. CMB-StM0423, a single genomic window includes:
- the purE gene encoding 5-(carboxyamino)imidazole ribonucleotide mutase encodes MSAENSPLVGIVMGSDSDWPVMEAAAQALGEFEVPYEVDVVSAHRMPHEMIAYGEQAAPRGLRTLIAGAGGAAHLPGMLASVTPLPVIGVPVPLKYLDGMDSLLSIVQMPAGVPVATVSVAGARNAGLLAARILAAHDEDLRTRMTAFQEDLNHQAREKGARLRRKTTQAG; translated from the coding sequence ATGAGCGCGGAGAACAGCCCGCTGGTCGGCATCGTCATGGGCTCCGACTCCGACTGGCCGGTCATGGAGGCGGCGGCGCAGGCCCTCGGCGAGTTCGAGGTCCCGTACGAGGTCGACGTCGTCTCCGCACACCGGATGCCGCACGAGATGATCGCCTACGGCGAGCAGGCCGCGCCCCGCGGCCTGCGCACCCTCATCGCCGGCGCCGGCGGCGCCGCCCACCTCCCGGGCATGCTCGCCTCCGTCACGCCCCTGCCGGTCATCGGCGTCCCGGTCCCGCTGAAGTACCTCGACGGCATGGACTCCCTGCTCTCCATCGTCCAGATGCCCGCGGGCGTGCCGGTCGCCACGGTCTCCGTGGCCGGCGCCCGCAACGCGGGCCTCCTGGCCGCCCGCATCCTGGCCGCCCACGACGAGGACCTCCGCACCCGGATGACGGCGTTCCAGGAGGACCTGAACCACCAGGCCCGGGAAAAGGGCGCCCGCCTCCGCCGCAAGACCACCCAGGCGGGCTGA
- a CDS encoding DUF397 domain-containing protein, producing MSLEGRGDRHLGVTVALEEQSAWCKSSFSGSESECVELAIRDGAVLARDSKNRTGAVLAFTPTAWSDFLAAVVSGELAGS from the coding sequence ATGTCGCTCGAGGGCCGTGGGGACCGTCATCTGGGGGTGACTGTGGCGCTTGAGGAACAGTCAGCGTGGTGCAAGAGCAGCTTCAGCGGGAGCGAATCCGAGTGCGTCGAGCTCGCCATAAGGGACGGTGCTGTGCTGGCACGTGACTCGAAGAACCGGACCGGGGCGGTTCTCGCCTTCACCCCCACCGCCTGGAGCGACTTTCTCGCGGCCGTCGTGTCTGGGGAGTTAGCCGGTTCATGA